Proteins from a genomic interval of Nematostella vectensis chromosome 5, jaNemVect1.1, whole genome shotgun sequence:
- the LOC5501788 gene encoding stimulated by retinoic acid gene 6 protein-like isoform X4, protein MKIVRPGLCIPLNLLDSYENRLGYACAFGATVSRCLRVLFFSDYSEIFDERVMKIQSDPATPAWMGMFWRILAMFVIGVAYYPFFACLSTDYKILGGLLGSAYSAVWLIITAYQVTQCQERYLSYIYPGDLLAIDFPTHMCLLFLTFYFFYYAVKEIVKRYQKAHTASFKEAKAEEDDWKNCYKYKYVKNLIKPLPIEEREALSHASHSHGHGHGSHDALSFKEKVKSMMYHWKPDFKYSTRVACTYTVGLLAVYEIACGFVVLGGIFYKYTLNYLEDHPKLLDDIGLGTYIDSIEKYIEICFIAWYVALGLTCVQCVLLVANMLTWYRKHVIRLQRGDKEFLPPHHAVGHSASMETLACLKYSGYQVAYLAWAFVINHFVMFLVAALLGIEFIQPIVDGSMDSFVWTQVLKLWPAIFVSLLIFLIQFLLAKFVFLIDRGSSMSLDNRRLFHICAYFLFFFNTFLGLISCLLRIILGAALGIVFLARTQKSVVSRDFEDYDPGFHAYVGYLLLEHHHSNPVLVTFCRVLIMSLRQRYWGETPKTDDDQQDIELDEEKQLSRRRARIRWSLAVTLINNPNLCELRKRDKSPEKAPVRDLKVKVNGFGVSNGAAYHNKANDELANGERESGTVGKISTRL, encoded by the exons ATGAAGATCGTCAGGCCTGGCCTGTGCAT ACCGCTAAATCTCCTGGACAGTTACGAGAACCGACTTGGCTACGCATGCGCATTTGGTGCTACTGTCAGCAGGTGTTTGAGGGTGCTGTTCTTCAGCGACTACTCGGAGATCTTTGACGAGAGGGTGATGAAGATACAGAGCGATCCAGCTACACCGGCATGGATGGGAA TGTTCTGGCGTATTCTGGCCATGTTTGTGATCGGCGTCGCCTACTACCCGTTCTTTGCTTGCCTGTCTACTGATTACAAAATCTTGGGCGGACTTTTAGGATCGGCTTACTCTGCAGTGTG GCTAATAATAACAGCATACCAGGTGACGCAGTGCCAAGAGAGATACCTATCCTAC ATCTACCCCGGTGATCTACTAGCGATCGATTTCCCTACCCACATGTGCCTGCTGTTTCTAACGTTCTACTTCTTCTACTACGCCGTCAAAGAGATAGTCAAGCGCTACCAGAAAGCTCACACTGCCAGCTTCAAGGAGGCG AAGGCG GAAGAAGATGATTGGAAAAATTGCTACAAATACAAATACGTCAAAAATCTTATCAAGCCGTTGCCTATTGAAGAAAGGGA GGCCCTCAGTCACGCAAGCCATAGTCACGGTCACGGTCACGGTAGTCACGATGCTCTCAGCTTCAAAGAGAAAGTCAAATCTATGATGTATCACTGGAAACCAG ATTTTAAGTACTCTACGAGGGTAGCGTGTACCTACACTGTGGGATTGCTGGCGGTTTATGAG ATTGCATGTGGCTTCGTGGTTCTTGGAGGGATATTCTACAAGTACACACTTAACTATCTTGAAGATCATCCGAAACTACTAGATGATATTGGCCTTGGCACCTACATCGACAGCATAGAGAAATACATTGAGATCTGCTTTA TCGCGTGGTACGTGGCGTTAGGCTTGACATGTGTCCAGTGTGTTCTTCTCGTCGCAAACATGCTCACGTGGTATCGTAAGCACGTGATCAGACTTCAGCGAGGAGACAAAGAGTTTCTACCGCCCCATCATGCAGTTGGACACTCCGCTTCCATGGAGACG CTTGCTTGCCTGAAGTATTCCGGTTATCAAGTGGCCTATTTAGCATGGG CGTTTGTCATTAACCATTTCGTGATGTTCCTTGTGGCGGCGTTACTCGGGATTGAGTTCATTCAGCCTATTGTTGATGGCTCCATGGATTCATTTGTCTGGACTCAAGTGTTGAAACTTTG GCCAGCGATATTTGTGTCGCTTTTGATTTTCCTGATACAATTTCTTCTCGCAAAGTTCGTCTTCTTGATTGACAGAGGTTCCTCGATGTCACTCGATAACAG ACGCCTTTTCCACATTTGCGCCTATTTCTTGTTCTTCTTTAACACCTTCCTCGGATTGATCTCGTGCTTGCTTCGTATCATCCTCGGCGCGGCGCTCGGGATTGTCTTCCTCGCGCGAACACAGAAAAGTGTCGTGTCCCGAGACTTCGAGGACTACGACCCAG GATTCCATGCGTACGTCGGCTACCTCCTCCTGGAGCACCACCACTCGAACCCAGTCCTCGTCACTTTTTGTCGAGTGTTGATTATGAGCTTGAGACAGAGGTACTGGGGCGAGACACCAAAGACAGATGACGACCAGCAAG ACATTGAATTAGACGAAGAAAAGCAGCTAAGTCGTCGCCGTGCCCGTATTCGATGGTCTCTCGCCGTCACTTTGATCAATAACCCAAACCTGTGCGAGCTTCGAAAGCGGGACAAGTCCCCGGAAAAGGCGCCAGTACGCGATTTAAAAGTCAAGGTGAACGGATTTGGAGTTTCAAATGGAGCTGCATATCACAATAAGGCGAACGATGAGTTGGCAAATGGTGAACGGGAATCCGGTACCGTGGGCAAGATCTCGACTCGTTTGTAA